GCAAACACCGGGGCAGGCGAAAAGATGCCGCTACCGACCTTGGCATATCAGAACGTACCCTTTACCGAAAAATTAAAGAGTATGACATCAAAGAGTAATGAGTTAGCACACTGTTTTAGTATGAACGGTTGTCGTCAATGGCTACAAATGAGCTTATTTCAATGTTGTATTGCTGCCGTCATTTTATCCGGAACTTTGGGCTGTGGTGTTTACTCGTTTACCGGCGCCGTTGTTGACCCACGCATTGCATCGTATAGTATTGACCAGTTTCCGAACTTAGCTTCGTATGTGTCGCCAACATTGAGTAATACCCTAACCGAAAAAATGCGCGACAAATTTAACAGTAATACCCGCTTAAATCAATTGCCGCGCAATGGCGATTTACATTTTGCCGGCGCTATTGTTCAATACAATGTTCAGCCCGCTGCATCGGGCGCCGGCGACCAAGCAGCCTTAAACCGCTTAACGGCGGGTATTAGAGTTGAGTGTTCTAACAAAATTACACGCAAAACCTGGGTGCAAACGTTTACAACCTTTGTTGATTTTGACCGAAACACCAACCTAAACGATGTTGAACCGCAGTTAATTGACGAAATTACCACCCGATTAGTGGATGATATTTTTAACCGAGCCTTTGCAAACTGGTAAAAACTCCGGATAAAAGTAAATTCGGTGAACAGTTGGCCTTAAAACTATTACCAAATTTTAATATCTTGTTCGGGGGGCGTTTTAAATCCTGCTTTTTTAGGTAGGGTAACAACTAACATGCCGTCTTTGTATGCTGCTGCAATTAGGTTTATGTCGGCAGTTTCGGGCACGGCAAATTGTCTTTCAAAGGCACCATACTCAAACTCGCGCTGATGATATTTTATGCCCGCTGCTTCGTTGGTGGCTGGCTCGCCATCTGAACTAATAACTAAAGCATTGTTTTTAATAGCCAGTTTAAATAATTCTTTGGACATACCCGGTGCGGCTACACGCACTTCAAACGCCTCGCCCGATTCGATGATGTTAATAGCGGGCGTTTTGGTGCCAATTCCGCCACTATTGCCACCAATACTGCCTACTCCGGTATTTGTTAAAACCGTGTTCACGCCTTGGGTAACGGTTTCGACCCCTTTGTTAATAGTTTTAAAAAGTTCAGAAAAAAAATCGTTTTGATTGTTAGACATGATTGATATAAAATTATAAATTAAAAAATATTATTTTAGTGTTGTTTTGCGGCTTATTTGGTATATAAATGGTTTATTTATCTATTGTATGGAGGTCATCAATAAATCAATGGGCGTAAATGCTATATCGAATCGCGACCCCAAGTGTTTATTGGTTAAAGCACCTTTGTAAATATAAATACCGAACCGGGTACCCGGATTGTTTATTAACATGGCATCTAAATTGCCGTATCGTTCGGCTTTAAGTAAAATTGGTGTAAGCACGTGGCTTAAAGCACTTGAGGCCGTTTTTGACACCCTTGACGGTATATTAGGCACGCAATAATGTGTAACGCCGTGTTTTACAAATACCGGATGCTCGTGTGTGGTAATTTTTGAGGTTTCAAAACAGCCGCCTTGGTCAATACTAACATCTACAATTACCGAGCCCGGACGCATTTGGCTTACCATTTCTTCGGTAACAATGGTTGGCGTGCGGCCAGCCCCCGAATGAATGGCACCAATGGCTACATCGGCGTGTTTTAACTCGTTAAGCAGGGTGTTGGGGTTAATGATGGAAGTAAAAACCCGCACATTCACATTATTTTGCAGGCGCATTAATTTATAAATACTGTTGTCAAAAACCCGCACCTCGGCACCTAAGCCTAAGGCTGTTCGGGTGGCAAATTCGCCCACAACACCCGCTCCTAAAATAACTACCCGCGCTGGCGGCACCCCCGATATGCCACCCAATAATAAGCCCTGTCCATTATTAGTACGGCTTAAATATTCGGCAGCAATTAGCAGCGAAGCATTTCCGGCAATTTCGCTAATAGCCCGCACAATTGGGTATGCGCCGGCCTCGTCTTTTAAATATTCGTAGGCAAGGGCGGTAATTTTGCGCTGCATTAAGGCTTCTAAATAATTTTTACCAACGGTTGGCAGGTGTAATGCCGAAAAAATAATTTGGTTCAATTGTGTATGAACCATTTCGTTTAAAGCTAAGGGGGCAACTTTAACAATAATATTAGCTTCGAAAACGCGCTTGGTGGTGTAGGCAATTTCTGCACCGGCTTCGCTAAAATCGCGGTCAGTGAAATTAGCGTTTTTGCCTGCGCCTGTTTCAACTACTATTTTGTGGCCATTATTTACAAGCAAAGCTACCGACTCGGGGGTAAGGGCAACCCGGTTCTCTTGAAAATGGGCTTCCTTGGGCACACCAATAAACAATTGTTGTTTGCGTTGTTGTACTAAAACTCTTTCCTCTTGTGTTACTGTACTTTGCAATATTTCGGGGTAGGTCATAATGGATGCAATGAAGCTCAAATTTCAGATAAAAATTACAAAATAAGAACATAAAATATGATAAAACCGTTCATTTAGCTAAAAATAACATCCGGATAAGGTTTTTTAATGCTTTTTTGGACAGATATGTTTTTATAGCTCCGCAAAA
The sequence above is drawn from the Sphingobacteriales bacterium genome and encodes:
- a CDS encoding Hsp20/alpha crystallin family protein, translating into MSNNQNDFFSELFKTINKGVETVTQGVNTVLTNTGVGSIGGNSGGIGTKTPAINIIESGEAFEVRVAAPGMSKELFKLAIKNNALVISSDGEPATNEAAGIKYHQREFEYGAFERQFAVPETADINLIAAAYKDGMLVVTLPKKAGFKTPPEQDIKIW
- a CDS encoding alanine dehydrogenase, with the translated sequence MTYPEILQSTVTQEERVLVQQRKQQLFIGVPKEAHFQENRVALTPESVALLVNNGHKIVVETGAGKNANFTDRDFSEAGAEIAYTTKRVFEANIIVKVAPLALNEMVHTQLNQIIFSALHLPTVGKNYLEALMQRKITALAYEYLKDEAGAYPIVRAISEIAGNASLLIAAEYLSRTNNGQGLLLGGISGVPPARVVILGAGVVGEFATRTALGLGAEVRVFDNSIYKLMRLQNNVNVRVFTSIINPNTLLNELKHADVAIGAIHSGAGRTPTIVTEEMVSQMRPGSVIVDVSIDQGGCFETSKITTHEHPVFVKHGVTHYCVPNIPSRVSKTASSALSHVLTPILLKAERYGNLDAMLINNPGTRFGIYIYKGALTNKHLGSRFDIAFTPIDLLMTSIQ